The Cylindrospermum stagnale PCC 7417 genome segment TGAGTATTTGCTGAGTTTGTCAACCAAATTATGACAATGGCTATAATGCTAGGACGTAACGGACAGAAAATAGAGATTACTTAACTCAGTATACCCTGATAGCCATCTATCTTAGCTGCACTAGATAGGTAATCTGTTTTATAATATTTTTACTTGGAACATAGGCGCAACATGAAAATCAAGTTCTCAAACTTAGGCTCTATTAAAGAAACAGAGTTAGACTTGCGTCCTCTGACAGTAATTATTGGCCCTAATAACTCAAGCAAAACCTATATTGCATACTCCATATACGGCTTGTGGCAGCGTGCTAGGCGAACTCTACGTGTCAACCTTGATAAATTAGAAATTAAGCAGGAAGAGGTAGGTAGATGGTCACTGAAAATAGATAGTAATCTACTTGATTTTGTTATCAGAGAGTCTGAAGAGACAGCAAGAAATTTCCAAGGAAGTACTTTAAAATCATTTTTTCAGGATTCGAGTGGTAAACTTTTTTCAAAGACATCATTTGAAATGATAATTCCTCGACAAGAAGTGGAGGATGCAATCAATGAATTAATTCCGCAAGTAGACCCTATTTTAATAGGTGGTACTCCCATAAACATTAGTCGCAAAGACAATGTTTTGTTATTTGAAATAAAATCAATAAATGAAGAACAAAGTGGAGATAAAAGCATAAGCCTAATCGAAGATTTTCTTAAAAAATTTGATGATAAAGCATATTTATTGTTAATTTTTATTATTAAACAAATTATTTTTTCTAAAATATTCCCATTTCCTGCTGAAAGAAATGCTTTTATAAATACATATAAAATCCTTGCAAATAGGCGATATAAATTGCTTAAAAATAATCAAAGAGAGATATTTAGCAGTAGTGGCTCTGAACGACAACTTGAGCTACTGAAGGATCAAGGTGATATCCGTTATCCACAGCCAGTAGAAGATTTTTTAGATTTTTTATCTGAAATAGAACTTCAAGAAGCAGAGGAAATAGATTCATCAAGTGGGAAGAATGAATTTCAGAAGTTAGCGGATGAGATTGAAAATCAACTACAGAATAAAAATAAGACGAACTTAAAGAGTAATAAACTTGGTGGAAAAGAGATAAAAGTCTTGGTTAAAAAAGGTCTTGAAATTGATTTATATAACGCTTCATCTTCTATCAAGCAACTTGCTCCATTACTGTTATATTTAAGGTATCGTGCAAGTAAAGGTGATTTTCTGGTGATAGATGAGCCAGAGATGAACTTACACCCAGAATCACAAGCGAAGCTTCTT includes the following:
- a CDS encoding ATP-binding protein, whose protein sequence is MKIKFSNLGSIKETELDLRPLTVIIGPNNSSKTYIAYSIYGLWQRARRTLRVNLDKLEIKQEEVGRWSLKIDSNLLDFVIRESEETARNFQGSTLKSFFQDSSGKLFSKTSFEMIIPRQEVEDAINELIPQVDPILIGGTPINISRKDNVLLFEIKSINEEQSGDKSISLIEDFLKKFDDKAYLLLIFIIKQIIFSKIFPFPAERNAFINTYKILANRRYKLLKNNQREIFSSSGSERQLELLKDQGDIRYPQPVEDFLDFLSEIELQEAEEIDSSSGKNEFQKLADEIENQLQNKNKTNLKSNKLGGKEIKVLVKKGLEIDLYNASSSIKQLAPLLLYLRYRASKGDFLVIDEPEMNLHPESQAKLLEALSILVHLGIRVLLTTHSPYIMAHLNNLVNGNHENPEILKNQSSSLYLKDQRAFLPIDQVSAYEMKENKLVSLNDPDYGIRWDTLSDVSVDIQQKFFEIYEAGQEKVSESETEE